aagcataataaaaaaaaaaacaatgttcagAATATAAAATGCAGACATCATCTTCATAAATTCCAGGCTTGCCTTTTTCAGTAACAGTGATCATTTACTATGGTTTCATgaaaacatttgtgcaaaataaacAGACATTTGGTTGATGTGCTAATAATCTGTTAACTGTCTCACCTCAAGGCAAAGTACACTTATGCTGCAAGCTCCTGCAATATGAATGTATTTCTTAAGAGATTCATCCATGTAATTGTAACAGCCCTGTTGTGAAATATAAAGCATCTTTATCATCTTATTCATCTTTTATACTTTCCAAATATTCAGCACTGCACTTACAGAATAGAATGACTGGCACATTTAACTTGCCTTCATATACATGAAACTCTCATCTCCTTCTTGACACCTGTCTCTGTCCAggacctctcctgaagtgattCGTTTGGCTCGTTTACAGCAGGCTTCAGGCACTTTTGTGTCTGGATAAAGCTTGTTGAATAAGCTAGAATTTCCGAAATCTTCAGGTCCTTGTACCCCACAGCATCCGACCTGTAAAACAAAACACCTTGGCACATAACTGTAATTAATGACAAATGGCGCATTTAAGGCAGCATATGCTTCTTATTAGAACAATTTGCAAAACAGACAACAGCACTAATGACAAGTTATTTAATACAGTATGACTGAGAGAATACATCGAGCATATTAATTCTCATAAATGACTATTAAAAGATGTTAGTGTCATGAAAATAAAGTTAAACATCAACCGTTCTGAATTGAATCAGGCATGTGTGCACCGATCCGCTACAACATTGAAACCACTGACAGATGAAGTAAATAACTTTGATTATCTGATTACAGTGAGACCTGGCAAAGGATGGGATATActgtattaggcagcaagtgaacagtcaggtcTTGAATGTAATGCAGGAAAGATGGATAAGTTAAGGACCTAagtgactttaacaaggaccaaACTGTGAGGTCTTGTGGGgatgttcccagtatgcagtggttgtTACCCACCAAAAGTGATCCAAGAAACTAGGTGAAAGATATGAGTGCCCAAGGCTCACTGATGCGCATGGTGAGCAATGGCTAGCCAGTccggtctgatcccacagaagtgctactgtagcacaaattgctaagAACTTAATGCTGGCCTTGagataaaggtgtcagaacacacagtgcatcgcaGCTTGGTGTATATGGGGCTGCATGGCCACGGACCAGCCAGAGTGCCCATGCAGACCCCTGTCCACTAAccgaaagcacctacaatgggcacatcACTGtcggaccatggagcaatggaagaagaaaACACTATACAGATGTATTCAGTTCAAATGGTGTATCATCTCATGAATGCAGGTGCCCATATCTTACCAATCCAACACACAGCACTGTTGGAATGAGGTAGAATAGGACTTTAGCAAGatgaacatgtttttaaaaaatctgcagGATTGTTGTGACCCTAAGGAATGTTTTAGCACCTTGTCTCTTTGTCTCAAAGAGGTTTGGTTTATCTAGAGGCAAAAATGGTTCAAACCTGATGCTAGACAGATGTGCCTTAAAATGTTCACTACGTGACAGTGCTCTCAAGTAGGATGGAAGCGAGTTTTTGTCCAGCCCATTCCCTTCTCCACTTCACATTTCCACTTTCAAACCCATACTGTGCTCTCATTTTAATTGCATTCTTAACGAAATCACAGACAGCTCATCCTCAATACCAATGTCTTATTTCAAGTCTGCTTTATTAACACAAGACTTTCTGAAAGTAGCTGAGACATTGAGATTTCCTTCACTCACATTCAAGAAAGTATTCTTATTCTCCATTATATTATAGTATTcagcattttttattaataatattatgctCTTCCTGTACAATCATAAAATCCTGAAACTGCTGTAATCTTGaaccatccattttatgaaccaaCTTAGACCATTGCAAGGTTctggcaaaacaaaacacaaaggaagAACTGATCCTGAGAAAGATGCTAGTCTGTGTTTGGGCCCAGGTACACATGTACAGTACACGTTCACTCATACAGAGTCTATTTATAGTGGCTAATCAACATAATATGCATATTTGagccttaacttccactgctatgcagacgatatacagttatatcttagtacgcactcccctacagattcacctcccagcacgcTCACTGACtacatcactgatcttaagccatggttggaaaataactttctcaaacttaatgacaataaaactgaagtgttactggtaggtccaaaatccctaCTTTCTAAGACATtcaatttctctgtttctgttgatggtccacttgtcaaacctgctcctgttctcagaaatcttggtgttttgtttgattcatcacttaactttgagctacactttaggtctctttccaaagtTTCATTCTATTGTCTCCATAACATTGCCCGcctctgtccatttctgtcctttaatgatgctcaaactctggttcattgtttcataatgtctcgtattgattactgtaatttcctcttcattggcctccctgcaaaat
The sequence above is drawn from the Erpetoichthys calabaricus chromosome 3, fErpCal1.3, whole genome shotgun sequence genome and encodes:
- the LOC127527002 gene encoding tetraspanin-18-like — translated: MLTFQFFILILVIFILEIIGVILALAFEKQVKGEFFTSELKKNFKGDNTTDIFSQTWCTIMIVVGCCGVQGPEDFGNSSLFNKLYPDTKVPEACCKRAKRITSGEVLDRDRCQEGDESFMYMKAS